One Rossellomorea aquimaris DNA window includes the following coding sequences:
- a CDS encoding Na(+)/H(+) antiporter subunit C, whose amino-acid sequence MEILMAIVVGILITIAVYLMLSKSLLRIIIGTALLSHGAHLLLLSISGLKGGAAPLLGEHAKSYVDPLPQALILTAIVISFGVTAFFLVLAYRAYQELGTDNMDQMRGNEGND is encoded by the coding sequence ATGGAGATATTAATGGCCATTGTTGTCGGAATTCTTATTACGATCGCCGTTTACTTAATGTTATCCAAAAGCTTGCTCCGAATCATTATTGGAACAGCATTGCTGAGTCACGGCGCGCATCTTTTACTTCTTTCCATTAGTGGACTAAAAGGAGGAGCTGCACCTCTTCTTGGAGAACACGCAAAATCTTATGTCGATCCGTTACCACAAGCATTGATTTTAACAGCGATTGTTATCAGCTTTGGAGTGACAGCTTTCTTCCTTGTTCTTGCTTATCGTGCATATCAAGAGCTTGGAACGGATAATATGGATCAAATGAGAGGAAACGAAGGAAATGACTAA